The window AAATTACGACTTCATATGAATAGTAACACCGGTACGTTTCAAACTATAAATTTTTTGCTATATCGTTCAATtataccaataaaaataataaaacttttgcgttttctaaaataaatttgtcaagaacatttttttaaattttagatatatataattcgtgatatatatgtgtgtacatATATGCTTTGAGCTCAAAAATTGTCTTTGAGATGTTTTATTTCATGAAATACAATTAGAAAAACGCttatttcttcgatatttccTAAACAAATTAAGATTGCTCTTGTTAAGTTTTGTTTAACGATTTCACGTAATAGCATCGCATTACGTTCATTGAGAACTAAATTTACGCGAGAATTGAATGAAAACCGTACTGTTTATTTATAAACACTCAAACATCTGGACTCGTGTTCGGAATTATATTGCAACATTATTTATCGTTAGATAATGTAAATCTCTGTtgatattttattgtttcaaatttcaaaatttaataagCTATCGATACAAATACAGGAAATTAATCTAGCGCAAGTATAAATTGCCTTCGTCATTCCGTACATATAATCAAGTTGATATACGTAGATTCATGTTATAGAATCTATCTGTATTAGCTTATTAGGTATTTCTTGTTACTTTTATGAATTAATCTCTAATCTCTAATCCTATAAAAAACTACTATGCAGACTATTTTAcacatttaattaaaaatcaacAAAGTAAATTACCAAAATTTTGTATAGTTTGTAAAAAATTGCTTAGAAGAATACGCATTCATATCTGGAAATAGCTAATTACGCACGCAATTAGAGTATACTTTATGCTTTTATATACGTATCCAGTATCATTTTGTCAGGTTATTTATTCAAACAATGACAAAATACCAAACTCTTtgatatatatatgaatttaagtaatatTCTCGGGATAAATATGATCTCTCATCGATACAATTATCGTTCGTATCAAAGTCCGCCGTATGATTAATTAACAGAAAAATAACAATGCTTAGTATGAAAAGATAAATATATGTAATCGTTGCGTTAATAAATAACACGTATGTAATCATTTTAATTATATAGAATTGGGTAAAGCAGTTTCGAGTTACGTGTTATCCGGTAAATTCGTTCCTGATGATGTAATGATATCAATGATAAACAAAGAAATCGATTCGGTTGGTGATCAGAATTGGTTGCTAGACGGTGAGTAATTCAAGGAAAATTGAAATCTTAAAAACGTCACTTCAGCGTTGggcaatatttaatataattaataactgATTATTAGAGTTGAGATATTTTATTGCCTTTTGCGACTAACGaatgaattattatattatttaaatatcttcGTTCAACGATGTGTATATTTAACTATCAATTAGATCAAATAttaaattcgttatttaattattaaattaattacgttTGCGATGATTAAATTATTACTTTTATCAGTTAATGTCCAATACTGACGTTGAACATGCAATATATTACGGTGGCGGGTAActaaattcgaaataagtacTTGGCATTGCTACAGGATTTCCAAGAACCTTAACGCAAGCGGAGAAACTACAAAAAATACATCCAGTGAATCTAGTCATCTACCTTGATGTTCCCATCAAGGTGATATTAGACCGCGTGAAAAACAGGTGGATTCATTTGCCCAGTGGAAGAGTATATAACATCGGGTTCAACAGTCCTAAAGTACCGGTAAGTTGGAACAGAAACTTCAATTTATATCCAAATGTATCATTGCCAACATGTCTAATAAAACTTAATAATTAGATTACCTTCCCTTCGATTCAGTAACCGATAAAGTTTTTTTTACACGATTTTTTATATCTTTGAGACTTTCGATCATTCTCAACTATGTATTTCCTTcgaatgattaatattaatttgattTTCAACAGGGTAAGGATGATGTGACCGGTGAACCCTTAAGTAAAAGGGACGATGATAAGATTGAAATTGTACAAGAAAGGCTGAAGAGATATTCAGATGCAACTGAGcctattttaaaattttatggtAATTTAGGACTATTGAGTACTTTTCGAGGTAACACTACTGATGAGTTATGGCCACTTGTAAAACAATCCCTTACAGAATACTTATCC of the Bombus affinis isolate iyBomAffi1 chromosome 6, iyBomAffi1.2, whole genome shotgun sequence genome contains:
- the LOC126917281 gene encoding GTP:AMP phosphotransferase AK3, mitochondrial, which translates into the protein MVTLSTWCTKATAFRAVILGAPASGKGTMSTRIVKHFKMTHISSGDKLRLHMNSNTELGKAVSSYVLSGKFVPDDVMISMINKEIDSVGDQNWLLDGFPRTLTQAEKLQKIHPVNLVIYLDVPIKVILDRVKNRWIHLPSGRVYNIGFNSPKVPGKDDVTGEPLSKRDDDKIEIVQERLKRYSDATEPILKFYGNLGLLSTFRGNTTDELWPLVKQSLTEYLS